One region of Aphelocoma coerulescens isolate FSJ_1873_10779 chromosome 12, UR_Acoe_1.0, whole genome shotgun sequence genomic DNA includes:
- the XPC gene encoding DNA repair protein complementing XP-C cells, translating into MGRKRRAAPWPAAGKKRRSGGLREEDEDEDEEDEEQDDFEKKKTSVKKSSKASARKKEEDCDTGVSNSAKTSKPSKQKEAKSQIKESKRNGRNKENCIKEESCSDSLKCPQKEMKTESPVKKEMDEDNTDSGGDDDDDESEDEWEDVEELQEPATDTLEEAAVLPSVGLPRNPVEIEIETPEQMKKRERREKRKAEFEMYLRRMMKRFSKELREDTHKVHLLCLLANGFYRNRICSQPDLLAIGLSIVPTRFTQVPAGHMGLVYLSNLVKWFVGTFTVNDELSTEKGEPLQSTLERRFAIYAAQDDEELVHVFLIILRALQLLCRLVLSFQPIPLKETRPKGKSSSKRLSHSSTSEGQESFTATSRAGAKKCPCKKTKQDEKSSESKEDKKEPKKPKTAQTERTQRSKLTKGSQEQKESNNESSLAEKDVPVRPKNDRRRRVASKVCYKEESGSDDGSGSNFEISEEESELSDEDFETVPKRRRSSLAPQNSNVTTIKSPKTGTSESRLSESSCGAEPKPAKSTTPALPQAQRKRSKIISSDEDDGQQEVRKAMGTDQWLEVFLEPEDKWVCVDCVHGNVGQPQLCFAHATKPLFYVVGFDNNGSVRDVTQRYDPAWMTSTRKSRVDPEWWEETLQPYESPDVERDKKEENEFQVKLQDQPLPTAIGEYKNHPLYALKRHLLKYQAIYPETAAILGYCRGEAVYSRDCIHTLHSRDTWLKQARVVRVGEMPYKMVKGFSNRARKARLAEPANRDREDLALFGHWQTEEYQPPIAVDGKVPRNEYGNVYLFLPSMLPVGCVQLKLPNLNRVARKLNIDCAQAITGFDFHGGYSHPVTDGYVVCEEYKEVLIAAWENEQAEIEKKEKEKREKRALGNWKLLTKGLLIRERLKQRYSIKAEPSAPETEKGGGFSSDEEGAPSSESAVGNTAIYWPQNRQLEKQEEKTTKKSKREKRGEAAQLFPFEKL; encoded by the exons ATGGGTAGAAAGCGCCGAGCAGCGCCCTGGCCCGCGGCCGGCAAAAAGAGGCGCTCCGgtgggctgcgggaggaagatgaagacgaggatgaggaggacgaggagcagG atgattttgaaaagaaaaaaaccagtgtAAAGAAGAGCTCAAAGGCTTCAGctaggaaaaaggaagaagattGTGATACTGGAGTTTCCAACTCAGCAAAAACTTCCAAACCTTCAAAACAAAAAGAGGCAAAATCacaaataaaagaaagtaaaagaaatggTAGAAATAAAGAGAATTGTATCAAAGAGGAATCATGCAG TGACTCACTGAAGTGTCCTCAGAAGGAAATGAAGACAGAATCTCCTGTTAAAAAAGAGATGGATGAAGACAATACTGACAGtggtggtgatgatgatgatgatgaaagtGAAGATGAATGGGAGGATGTGGAAG aacTCCAGGAACCTGCTACAGATACGTTAGAAGAAGCTGCTGTTCTTCCATCAGTGGGGCTGCCTAGAAATCCCGTCGAGATTGAGATTGAAACCCCAGAGCAGatgaagaaaagagagaggag agaaaaaagaaaagctgagttTGAGATGTACCTTCGGAGGATGATGAAACGTTTCAGCAAGGAGCTTCGTGAGGACACACATAAG GTTCACCTCCTGTGTTTGTTAGCAAATGGTTTCTATAGGAACAGGATCTGCAGCCAGCCAGATCTCCTCGCCATTGGTCTGTCCATCGTCCCCACCCGCTTCACCCAAGTGCCCGCAGGCCACATGGGGCTTGTTTACCTTTCCAACTTGGTGAAATG GTTTGTTGGAACCTTCACTGTCAATGATGAGCTTTCCACTGAAAAAGGAGAGCCCCTTCAGTCAACACTGGAGAGGAGGTTTGCCATCTATGCTGCACAGGATGATGAGGAGCTGGTTCAT gtatttttaattattctgcGAGCATTACAGCTGCTGTGTCGCCTTGTGCTGTCTTTTCAACCTATTCCTCTCAAGGAGACAAGACCAAAG GGAAAGAGCTCGTCCAAGAGGCTGTCTCACAGCAGCACCTCTGAGGGGCAGGAGAGTTTTACCGCAACATCCAGAGCTGGGGCAAAAAAATGTCCCTGCAAAAAAACCAAGCAGGACGAGAAATCCTCAGAGAGCAAAGAAGACAAGAAGGAgccaaagaaacccaaaactgCACAGACTGAAAGGACACAGAGGTCAAAGCTGACTAAAGGCAGCCAGGAACAGAAGGAATCAAATAATGAGAGCAGTTTAGCAGAAAAGGATGTGCCAGTCAGGCCCAAGAACGACCGCCGGAGACGAGTGGCCTCCAAGGTGTGTTACAAGGAAGAGAGTGGAAGTGATGATGGCAGTGGCTCAAACTTTGAGATTTCAGAGGAGGAGAGTGAACTCTCTGATGAGGATTTTGAAACTGTCCCTAAAAGGCGGAGGAGCTCACTGGCCCCCCAGAATTCAAATGTGACAACTATAAAAAGCCCAAAAACTGGGACTTCAGAATCAAGGCTGTCAGAAAGTTCGTGTGGAGCTGAGCCTAAGCCAGCAAAAAGTACAACTCCAGCCTTGCCTCAAGCACAGAGGAAgagaagcaaaataatttctagTGATGAGGATGATGGACAGCAGGAGGTGAGGAAAGCAATGGGCACAGACCAGTGGCTGGAGGTTTTCCTTGAGCCTGAGGACAAGTGGGTTTGTGTAGACTGTGTTCATGGCAATGTGGGCCAGCCCCAGCTATGCTTTGCACATGCCACAAAGCCGCTGTTCTACGTTGTGGGGTTTGACAACAATGGGAGTGTCAGGGATGTGACACAAAGATATGATCCAGCGTGGATGACCTCAACAAGGAAGAGCCGTGTGGACCCTGAGTGGTGGGAAGAGACACTGCAGCCATATGAAAGTCCTGATGTGGAGAGAgacaagaaggaagaaaatgag TTTCAAGTGAAGCTTCAAGATCAACCTCTACCAACAGCAATTGGAGAGTACAAAAACCACCCTCTCTATGCACTGAAGAGGCACCTCTTGAAATACCAGGCCATCTATCCTGAGACAGCTGCTATCTTGGGCTACTGCAGAGGAGAGGCTGTCTACTCCAG AGACTGCATACACACACTGCACTCCAGGGACACTTGGCTGAAGCAAGCTCGAGTGGTGAGGGTTGGAGAAATGCCTTACAAG ATGGTGAAGGGATTTTCCAACCGGGCGAGGAAGGCACGCCTGGCAGAGCCGGCGAACCGGGACCGGGAGGACCTGGCGCTGTTCGGCCACTGGCAGACAGAGGAGTATCAGCCTCCCATAGCAGTGGATGGAAAG GTTCCTCGGAATGAATATGGAAACGTCTATCTCTTCCTGCCATCCATGTTACCTGTTGGCTGCGTGCAGCTGAAACTTCCAAACCTGAACAGAGTGGCACGGAAGTTGAACATTGACTGTGCTCAAGCCATCACTGGATTTGATTTTCACGGTGGCTACTCACACCCAGT TACTGATGGGTATGTGGTGTGTGAGGAGTATAAAGAGGTCCTTATTGCTGCCTGGGAGAATGAACAagcagaaatagaaaagaaggagaaggag AAGCGTGAGAAAAGAGCTTTAGGGAATTGGAAGCTGCTGACAAAAGGACTTCTCATCAGAGAGAGACTGAAGCAACGGTACTCCATCAAG GCTGAGCCATCAGCACCTGAGACAGAGAAAGGAGGGGGATTCTCTTCTGATGAAGAAGGAGCTCCGAGCTCCGAGAGCGCAGTGGGGAACACAGCCATTTATTGGCCCCAAAATCGCCAGCTagagaaacaagaagagaaaacaaccaaGAAGAGCAAGCgagaaaagagaggagaagCAGCTCAGTTGTTCCCGTTTGAGAAATTGTGA
- the LSM3 gene encoding U6 snRNA-associated Sm-like protein LSm3 — translation MADEVDQQQTTNTVEEPLDLIRLSLDERIYVKMRNDRELRGRLHAYDQHLNMILGDVEETVTTIEIDEETYEEIYKSTKRNIPMLFVRGDGVVLVAPPLRVG, via the exons ATGGCGGATGAGGTGGACCAG caACAAACAACAAATACTGTAGAGGAGCCACTTGATCTCATCAGACTTAGTCTAGATGAGCGAATCTATGTCAAAATGAGAAATGACAGAGAGCTTAGAGGCAGATTACAC GCATATGATCAGCACTTAAATATGATTTTGGGTGATGTGGAAGAAACTGTGACTACAATAGAAATTGATGAAGAAACCTATGAAGAAATTTATAAA TCTACCAAAAGGAATATTCCAATGCTCTTTGTCAGAGGGGATGGTGTTGTGCTGGTAGCTCCCCCACTGAGGGTTGGTTGA